Genomic segment of Lepidochelys kempii isolate rLepKem1 chromosome 23, rLepKem1.hap2, whole genome shotgun sequence:
acacaaaaccaaacacccctgccccgcccctgctccgtcCCTTCTCCTAGACCCTGTCCCCTgatcactccatcccctctccctccatcttTCGCTcttctccaccctcactcacttttactaggagggggttggggtgtgggagtgggtcagagctctgggctgggggtgcaggctctgagaagggcgggggatgagggggtttgggtgcaggagggggctccagactggggccaaggggtttggggtttggagtgcgggagaggGTGCATGATCTGGtatggggccggggatgaggggtttggggtatgggagtgggctctgggctgggccgaggggttcagagtgtgggagggggtgcaggctccgactgggggggtgcagactctggggaaGAGGActttggggtgcagaaggtggCTCCGGGGTGGAGCAAAGGGTTCAGGTGCATCCAAATTTGCGCCCCCCAccacagaaaagatgtggacaaattggagagagcccagcagagggcaacgaaaatgatcagggggctggagcacatgacttacgaggagaggctgagggaactggggttatttagtccgcagaagagaagagcgaggggggatttgaaagcagccttcaaccacctggagggggttccaaagaggatggagctgggctgttctcagggggggcagatgaaagaacaaggagcgatggtctcaagttgcaggtgGGGAGGTCAGGGGCATGCAGAGGAATAAAAATGTGGCCCCTTTTGGAGGGGCATTTTGTGTGCCTCCCGCAGCCAGAGGAgctggctctgctccccagaGGAGTTCTGTGCTCTGGCCCCACTGATTCGGGGGGGCCCTGTGCCTGCTTCCCCccttgcactgcccctgccccgagggtCCGGCTGGCTGTACGGCTGGGAGCGGGGATGCTGAGCCGGGCCCCTCACCTGCTACCACCAGCTCCACGGGGTCGCTGGGCTGCGACCACATGGACAGGTCCGATTTGTGGTGATAAGAGCAGCTGTAGCTCCCTGCATCTCTCCGGCTCACGCTGCGAATCAGAAACTCAACCCCAGGAAGCTCCGCGTTCTGCAGCGCGTTCAGGCTTCCCTCTTTGTACAGAAGGAACCTCACGTTCTGGAGCGGACCCCAACACTGGATGGTCACGGCTCCCCCCAAGACGACCCCaccgctgggctgcagggagatggAGGGTTTGGGGTAGCTGAGCTCTGCAGTGAGAAGGGAACAGGCCGTGAGACAGACCCCGGCACAGTCACTGCACCCCATCCTCGCTGCACGGACCCAGAGATGGGGCCCCTGGGAGAAAACCCAGCCAGAGGAACCTCTCCGAGACCCCAGAGATTCCTGGGAGCTACGACGGAAACTGCCCGAGGACCTAAATCCAGAGCACCCCTCTGCACCCGTCTATCTATCTATTGCGGGCCCCACagcctggaagccaggactcctgggttctattcccagctctgggaagggggtggggtctagtgattagatCGGGAGAGGGCTGCGAGTCAGAGGTGCTGGGTGCCACACAGACACGGTGAGAAAAAAACCCCGCCGTAAAGCCAAGTCCTGAGTATCTAACCagacacaaggtgcaggagggatgATTATCCCCCATTCATACAAGGGGGAAAGAAGGTACAGGCAGGTTAAGTGACATCCCAAGGAGTGTCCCATCTGCCCAGAGAGCCCCGTGACGgtctggctgggtgtggggctgggactAGGGACACTGAACCGGGCCCCTCACCTGCTACAATGATCCACACAATGTTACTCCGATACGACCAGTTGGGAGGCTCCGATCGGGAGCGAGATCGGCAGCTGTAGGCCCCTCCGTCTTCCCGCTTGGCTCTGGGGATGGTGAATTCACCCTCGTCCCCATCAGCATCCAGCTCCTGGATTTGGAATCTACCTTTATACAGAAATAACCTCCTGGACTCGCACTGACACTGACAGCGGATGGTGACGGCTCCCCCCAGGGCGATCACCCCACTGGGGCTGGCAGAGATGGAGGGTCTGGGCGCAGGGAGCTCTGTGTTCACACACAAACAGGAGTGAGATGGGGAGACACAAACCCCTCCCTGTGTGTCTATAACCTGCCCTTAGTGCCCAGCCCCAGGGACGGTGCCGGGGGTAACAGACACCTCACTGCATCCACAGGGAACTTGAGGGCTGGGTTCGGATCTCAGCCCACCAggagggtgaccatatttccccatgctgaatatgggacacctggtaaagtTACttgtat
This window contains:
- the LOC140901870 gene encoding T-cell-interacting, activating receptor on myeloid cells protein 1-like — protein: MASALMNFFLGCWLAGQSGVSGQSGESGQLPAPRPSISASPSGVIALGGAVTIRCQCQCESRRLFLYKGRFQIQELDADGDEGEFTIPRAKREDGGAYSCRSRSRSEPPNWSYRSNIVWIIVAELSYPKPSISLQPSGGVVLGGAVTIQCWGPLQNVRFLLYKEGSLNALQNAELPGVEFLIRSVSRRDAGSYSCSYHHKSDLSMWSQPSDPVELVVAGGTDPTKPGVEPAPSRPGSAGPAAPLGRPDFTHANITRLGLGAVVLLVLGLSLAEAYYSRRRGAPSVR